Proteins encoded within one genomic window of Oryza glaberrima chromosome 12, OglaRS2, whole genome shotgun sequence:
- the LOC127756659 gene encoding LRR receptor-like serine/threonine-protein kinase FEI 1 isoform X1, with protein sequence MMEAQGMPPAPSQEQTKLAPEKQQHISGHGEQAVRYHGWKVMPYVIGGTICLYCTYRRSAEERKRKESKIQCSLRVRPVSCLAAFGVENCYGYHHTSLLADMWARESGWSPTCQMTAAQTSPRLARYLSKSNQQKPPSLSLSLPLHSRERERDQAKATMDSTSNKMKKMEPTSGGRHGTPGQVVGLCAALVTAMAASLLCSTSMALTPDGQALLELKLSFNGSSQRLTTWKPNDPNPCGWEGISCSFPDLRVQSINLPYMQLGGVISPSIGKLDKLQRIALHQNSLHGPIPSEIKNCTELRAIYLRANYLQGGIPSEIGELIHLTILDLSSNLLRGTIPASIGSLTHLRFLNLSTNFFSGEIPNVGVLGTFKSSSFVGNLELCGLPIQKACRGTLGFPAVLPHSDPLSSAGVSPINNNKTSHFLNGIVIGSMSTMALALIAVLGFLWICLLSRKKSIGGSYVKMDKQTIPDGAKLVTYQWNLPYSSGEIIRRLELLDEEDVVGCGGFGTVYKMVMDDGTAFAVKRIDLNREGRDRTFEKELEILGSIRHINLVNLRGYCRLPTAKLLIYDFLELGSLDCYLHGDAQDDQPLNWNARMKIALGSARGLAYLHHDCSPVIVHRDIKASNILLDRSLEPRVSDFGLARLLVDNDAHVTTVVAGTFGYLAPEYLQNGHATEKSDVYSFGVLLLELVTGKRPTDACFLKKGLNIVGWLNTLTGEHRLEEIIDENCGDVEVEAVEAILDIAAMCTDADPGQRPSMSAVLKMLEEEILSPCMSELYYEQHLEL encoded by the exons GCGGTACAATTTGTCTGTACTGTACATACAGGAGGAGtgctgaagaaagaaaaagaaaggaaagcaAAATTCAGTGTAGCTTGCGCGTGCGACCAGTGTCGTGTTTGGCGGCTTTTGGAGTAGAAAATTGCTACGGCTACCACCACACATCCTTACtcgccgacatgtgggcccgggaGTCAGGCTGgagtcccacatgtcagatgACAGCAGCTCAGACTAGTCCTCGGCTCGCTCGCTACCTTTCAAAATCCAACCAGCAAAAGCCTccctcactctcactctcactcccACTACactctagagagagagagagagaccaagCCAAGGCCACCATGGACAGCACAAGCAacaagatgaagaagatggagccgacgagcggcggccgccatgggaCTCCGGGGCAGGTGGTGGGCCTGTGCGCCGCCCTCGTCACCGCCATGGCTGCCTCACTGCTCTGCTCCACCTCCATGGCCCTCACCCCGGACg GGCAGGCATTGCTGGAGCTCAAGCTCTCCTTCAATGGCAGCAGCCAGCGGCTGACGACCTGGAAGCCCAACGACCCTAACCCCTGCGGCTGGGAGGGCATCTCCTGCTCCTTCCCCGACCTCAGGGTCCAATCCAT AAATCTTCCTTACATGCAGCTTGGGGGCGTCATTTCACCTAGCATTGGGAAGCTCGACAAGCTGCAGAGAAT AGCATTGCACCAGAACAGCTTGCATGGCCCAATCCCTTCTGAGATCAAGAACTGCACCGAGCTCAGAGCGAT tTACTTGAGAGCCAACTACCTACAAGGAGGCATCCCTTCAGAGATTGGCGAGCTCATTCACCTCACAATCTT GGACTTGTCCAGCAACCTGTTGAGGGGCACAATACCGGCGTCCATTGGAAGCCTTACTCACCTTCGTTTCCT GAATCTGTCCACCAATTTCTTTTCTGGAGAAATCCCAAATGTTGGTGTCCTTGGAACCTTCAAAAGCAGCTC GTTCGTTGGGAATTTGGAGCTTTGTGGACTGCCCATCCAGAAGGCTTGCCGTGGAACCCTCGGGTTTCCTGCCGTGTTGCCGCATTCTGATCCCCTCTCCTCAGCTG GCGTTTCACcaatcaacaacaacaaaacatCGCACTTCCTGAATGGCATTGTGATTGGCTCAATGTCAACCATGGCTCTTGCATTGATCGCGGTACTAGGCTTCCTCTGGATATGTCTTCTGTCCAGGAAGAAGAGCATTGGTGGAAGCTATGTTAAAATGGACAAGCAAACTATCCCAGATG GTGCGAAGCTCGTGACATACCAGTGGAACCTTCCGTACTCATCAGGTGAGATCATCAGAAGGTTGGAGCTGCTTGATGAAGAGGATGTGGTCGGTTGTGGCGGTTTTGGTACCGTGTACAAGATGGTGATGGATGATGGCACGGCATTTGCTGTCAAGAGGATTGATCTCAACCGTGAAGGGCGCGATAGGACCTTCGAGAAGGAGCTTGAGATTCTGGGCAGCATTAGGCACATTAACCTTGTCAATCTGCGAGGATACTGCCGTCTTCCTACAGCCAAACTACTCATATATGATTTCTTGGAGCTGGGCAGTTTGGATTGCTACCTTCATG GAGATGCTCAGGATGATCAACCATTGAACTGGAATGCACGTATGAAGATTGCCCTGGGCTCTGCTCGAGGGCTGGCGTATTTGCACCACGATTGCTCACCCGTGATTGTGCACAGGGACATCAAAGCCAGTAACATCCTTCTGGACAGAAGCTTGGAACCCCGCGTATCAGATTTTGGCCTTGCAAGGCTGCTTGTAGATAATGATGCCCACGTTACCACTGTTGTCGCGGGTACTTTTGGATACCTAGCACCAG AATACCTGCAAAATGGCCATGCTACTGAAAAATCTGATGTGTATAGCTTTGGAGTGCTTTTGCTCGAGTTGGTGACCGGAAAGAGGCCTACAGATGCATGCTTCCTCAAGAAGGGACTGAACATTGTTGGCTGG CTCAACACCCTGACGGGGGAGCATCGGCTGGAGGAGATCATTGATGAGAACTGCGGTGATGTGGAAGTGGAAGCAGTCGAGGCGATCCTCGACATTGCTGCGATGTGCACCGATGCAGACCCAGGCCAGCGTCCATCGATGAGCGCTGTCCTGAAGatgctggaggaggagatcctGTCTCCCTGCATGAGTGAGCTCTACTACGAGCAGCACCTGGAACTCTGA